The genomic stretch aactataaatatttcatattgttacgaagatattatattttctattactATATTGAAAACATATGGAAAATTCTTGTGTGgaaataacctttttttaatattctaaacattattatttttacattattattacagtATAAAGTGTATATTGTACTGTATAAATTGTATATTGTACTGTATAAAGTGTtaagaattcaaaaattattgagTGTGATTTTAAACGACCACCAGTTAGTTTTCCTACTGGTTAAAAGAATTAACGAAAAAAATTCCATAAAATCCTCAGAAATAATCTATGTCCCTGCTTGATAGTGGATACCAATtagtacaaacaaaatataattaaaaaaataaattaaattatagtgATTGTTTCACCACATTTGCCACGTTGAGTATACAATCCTTGGATATATTATGCAGAGTTtctaagaacaataaataattttgcaagACTCAGATTACAAGATATAGGTCAAAGAACACAGTATAACAGTTACTTATCTGTGGTATAATGACAGTGAGacttccttaatttttttaatttattagtaatctgtaaaacaattttttttaatcgagaAGACGCGGAATTCATACGAGACGCCGCTGTTTAAGTTTTTAGTCAATCTATTTACTTAGTTTCTCATTTAGCGAATTAATTATTGCTTATTTgtttcaatgaataatagtaAAACAGTTGCGAGTATTTAAGTTACATTGTGTCCATAAAGTTTCTTCTTACACGGCTGCTAATTGATAACACAATTTCTAAATCAGATACAGTTATGTCTTCTGATTTTTATATACGGTACTATGTAGGCCACAAAGGGAAATTTGGACATGAATTTCTGGAATTTGAATTCCGACCTGATGGTAAACTGCGTTACGCTAATAATTCAAACTACAAAAATGATACTATGATTCGTAAAGAAGCGTATGCTCACCCATGCGTAATGGACGAGCTGAAAAGAATAATCGTAGATTCTGAAATTATGCACGAAGACGATCATTTATGGCCCCAACCAGATCGTGTTGGGAGACAAGTAAGTTATTCAAACAGTACgcagatatttttaattgattgtaTTCCAACATAACCTCAATACTCAAATAATGGTTAATActatttttgcaatatttattaattaatgattttatgTTCCATGTAAGCTGTTTAATCATGATGTACTGCTTACTAAATAGTTAtacaaatactaataataaaagcatatcTTTTAGAAAATTTTCTTATAGCTCTGAAGTTGTATGTAACTACATAGAACTTcagaaatataagaaaatatcatcattttaattattgaatacATTATGCTAAGCTATTTAGTATAAAGGtaatgggtttaatgtaaccgCCATACTCAGCAACAGGTTAGCCtcctgccatcttagactgcaaatGCACTTAACACAAGGTATGATTGCAGTCTAAGggctaacttaaataaaaaagatagtgataataattatgaatatatacctacatgtaTATAGAATCTAAGGGCTGCTATAATTCTTGATTCTAATAGATAATGCTTCAttgcattatattttatttttattgacattatttattacttggTGGCACTGCCTAACAAGTTCCTGTCAGTTGTTGGACTGAAGTGGCACGAGACATGTCATTTTGTGAGGATATTCACTGTCTTGTGCCACTTGAGTCCAACAACTTGCTTGACATTGTCTGTCGACCAAGTAAGAAATATGTAGATTGGAGATTGCATCACACTAAGACGTCAAGCCCTGCATAACAATGTACTGTTATGGTAAAGAGGTTATCTGTTATGATTAGAGTTATCCATGTCTAAAggtaacatacattttttttttctaggaacTTGAAATAGTAATTGGCGAGGAGCACATTTCATTCACTACATCAAAGACTGGCTCATTGGTGGATGTCAATCAATCTCGTGATCCGGAAGGGCTACGCTGCTTTTACTATTTGGTACAAGACCTCAAATGCCTAGTATTTTCTCTCATTGGTCTTCATTTTAAGATAAAGCCAATATAAATTAAGTCtaccattataataaaatacactaatTTTCCAATATTCCattgttgtttattttcatgGGTTCCGTAAACTGAGAACTATAaagtagtaattttatttttacttattagaTGAACAGTCTCTGTGGTACAaacgttaaatttattttaatttgttttctcTACTTTGACTCATGTTTTTAACAAGTAATGAaaagaatgtttttaaaataagaaaagttaaaaaaacaggGAGCATGTAGTAGTTATCTATAGTTCCTAACTTGTAGAACAGAGCAGAGAATAATATAATCACCACAGGTTCTGTGTATCGAATTTCCTACCAACCAGGGCCATACCTGATCTTGGATGACAGGTGGTCAGGTGACAGGTAATATAGATACCCctggaaacaaataaatatgtatatgcaAACGTCGGAAAGGAAAActtttttgcaaaaatattttgggTGAATAATCAATACTACATGTATAGATTATTCTCACAATCGTAAACTAGCTGGGTTATACATTCACTGAAACGTGTTAGAAATAAGATTAAGTCTGCCAAAGAATgcaattctttaaatttttgtgtTTATCTGTTGGTTTGTTGCACAGATAAGTTTTtgagataacaaaataaaaccccatcattttgtgggctcttcttagacctaaGCGCGTTTGGTctcagctttatttttaagttaacgaa from Pararge aegeria chromosome 4, ilParAegt1.1, whole genome shotgun sequence encodes the following:
- the LOC120637815 gene encoding protein mago nashi homolog, which encodes MSSDFYIRYYVGHKGKFGHEFLEFEFRPDGKLRYANNSNYKNDTMIRKEAYAHPCVMDELKRIIVDSEIMHEDDHLWPQPDRVGRQELEIVIGEEHISFTTSKTGSLVDVNQSRDPEGLRCFYYLVQDLKCLVFSLIGLHFKIKPI